The Vicinamibacterales bacterium genome includes the window CCCGCTTGGCGCGCCGCACTCTCGCCGAGGCAGGCATGGTCAGCGGGCAGCCCGTTCCAGTGCGGCCTTCAGCAGACGGTTGTCGGGCGTGGGCGGCAGCCGGCTCGACTGGGTCAGTACGGCATCGGGCCGCGCAAACAGTCCCACCGACAACAGCATGCCGACCACTGCCCAACCGTGCGAACGAGCCACCGCACACGCCTCCCTCCGAACCTCAGCAAGGTGTCGGACGTGCGCAGTTTACCACCGGGGCGTTCAGCGCCCGGTCATTCGCGGCGTGTCCCCCTTCACCGAGACCTTCACCAGGGCGGTGGTCCAGCAGCACGCGGCGCCGCCGCCGCCGTTGCCGGAATAGTCGTTGGCCGTGACGTGGAGCAGGTAATCGCCGGGTTCGTCGAACGTCGCCGTGGTCGCGGCCTTGCCCGAGAACGGCTGATCGGGCTTGCCGCCCTTGGTGGCCGTCATCTTCGCGCGCGGGTCGGCAATCGTGACGTTGCCGGGACCGCGGTACTTGGAAATGACCAGTTCCACCGGCGACCCGGCGCTGTTCAGCGGCGTGTTGGCGCCGCTCGAGTACTGCGCGTCGTCGTCAGCCGTGAGGTCGAGCGCCATCGGCACGCCGACCGTCGCCATGCGGGACACGGCCTTGGCGATGGTTCCAATCGGCCCCGTGAACGACTCGCCCGGAGTGCCAAACCGCAGTACCGGCGGCACGTTGTAGCCGCGCGGCCCCTCTTCGGACGCCCGCATCGGCGTGATGTTGTAGTCCGAACTCATGTAGAACGGGACCTTCGACGTGACCCCGTTCACGGTCAGCGTCCAGGTCAGCTTCTGGGTCTTCGCAAACTCCTTCGGCACGGTGTAGATGAACATGCCGTAACGCCGGCCGGTGAGGAAGTGCGTCGGCTGCCCCATGTCGGGCGTGCCGGGCGTGAACATGTTGTTCGGACCGAGGGGCACGTCGACCTCAGCCGCGGTGTTGCGGTTGAAGTAGCCGATCATGAAGGTGTGCGTGCCATCGGCGTTGTCAAACCAGCCCTCGAAGGCCGGCGTAATGCTCGCGCCAAATCCCTTGGGCGGCGTGCTCGGCAGCAGCGTCTGGGCCGAGACCATCGCGCCGCCGGCCACGAGGGCCAGCAGCGCGCCGAATCGCAGGAGGCCTGGTCGCGTCATCGCTGTCGCTCCGTGGTCGCGGGCTTCTTGTGGTCCGCCTGCCACTTTTCGTACTCGGCGTCCGTCAGGTAGACCACGTTCATCCAGGCGTGCGCCATCTCGTCCACCGTGCGGTCCCCGTAGCCCACCCACTGATCAGGATCGGGATTGCTCTTGTTGTTCTTGGTGTTGTCGTACCACGCCGTGACGTGGACGATGGTGCCCTTCGGAAACGCCGGCGCCGCCTCTTCGTCGTAGATGTAGTTGGTCATCCAGTTGAAGTTGAAGTCGGAGACGTAGCTGACGACCTGCGTCGAGCCGTTCGGCAGGATGGCCTCGACCATCATCGCCTTGCCGCGCAGGTGGAAGTGCGGCTGGAAGTTGGTGATGATGGTGTTCTCGCGCAGCACCGTGAAGCCCTCGGTGTGCGAAATCTGGTTGGGCGGAATGTCGAGCGCGCCGGGACCGTTCTTGAGGCCGGTGAACCCGATCAGGTAGCTGCGCTTCTTCGGCTCCTGGCCTTTCGGATAGAGCCAGATTCCGAGTTCGGCACCGGAGGTGATGTCTTCGCCCGCCGCGTGGATGTGGTTGTCCCACGAGATCTTCTCGCCCGGCATGATCAGCTTGCCGGTGCCGTCCATGAAGCGGTCGTAGCCTTTGCCGATGGCCCACTCCATCAACTGCGGACGCCGGTTGACCCGATCGTCGACCGTCGGGTTGGCCGCCACGCCGCCAAAGCCGCGGCCCGTGCCGGTGTTGACGGCATCCACGTTGCCCGGGTTGAGCACCTGGTAGGCGATCGAGTGATGCAGGATTTTGCGGCCCTGGATGTTGGTCGGACGAATCTCCACCATCCTCACCCACCGGGGCTCGGTGACCGGGATGTCGACCAGCGGCCGCCACCAGGAATCCTGGTGCAGCGCCGGCATGGTCTGCTCCGGGGTCTTGACCACGATGTCGGGGGCACCGAAGCCGTCCCGTTCCGCCTGCCAGTAGAGGCCGGTCGCCGCCGCACGCGTCGCCGGCATGTCGGCAGGGTTCCCCTGCGGCGCGCCCTGGTCCACCCAGCGGACAATGGTGTCGATCTGGGCGTCGGTCAGGGACATGTCGTTCTTGAACTTCTGGACGCCGACGCTGCGGTCGATGTGCCACGGCGGCATCTGCCGGGCCGCCACCCGCGCCTTGATCGACCTCGCCCAGGGACGCGCCTCGTCATACGTCATCAGCGACATCGGCGCGATAGAGCCAGGCTCGTGGCACGACTGGCACTTCGACTGGAAGATCGGCGCGACATCCTTGCTGAACGTCGGGGTGGTTGCCGGCTCCGCGGAGGCCGGCGTGACATGCACCGCTAACAGCGCGCAGGCCGCAAGTGCGGCCAACCCAACGTGAACCTTCGGTCCGACCATCTGTGGCTCCCTTCGTAACTGCAGTATCGAGGCGCGACGGCCAGCAACCGGCGCGCAGGGCTCTGGATTGCAGGCGCAACCTGCAAGCAATGTGCCGAGGATGAGCCGGGAAAACCGGTGGGATTTCGGCGACGGTGAGGCGGATCGCTGGGGAAATTTCCGCAGGCGGGGCGAGAAATTCCCCAGCCCATGCGGAAGATTGCCTGGGATTTACTTCAACACGAACTCCGTACGACAACTCTCATCAAGAAGGAAGCCATCCTCGGTCACCCGCACCTCGAGGTGCCCGCCCGGCAGGGGCGGCTTGAGGCTGAGGGCGACGCGCCACAGCCCTTTCGCGAGCGGCTTGCCGACCTGCACCGGCCAACTGCGCGCCACCGGGCCGCCGGCGGGAGCCAGGCCAATGGCCAGGGCACGTTCGTTCAGCTTCTCCGCCGAGACGATCGTGGAGATGGTCATCGGCGCGCCGCGCGGGAACTCGCGCAACGCGGCCCGCTCGCCTGGTTGCTCGAACACGAAGCCGGAGCACTCGGCCTTCTTCGACTTCCCTTCCGGCACCGCCACGGTCGCGAACGCCAGGCCTTCCTTCGGCGCCTCGCCGCCGACCTTGGCCGCAATGCGGACCTGGTAGATCCGCGCGTCCACCGCAAGACGCGCTTCGCCAATCGCGTGCCCGCCTCGCGCGGTGACGACGCCGCTGGTCCGCGCCGCGGCCTTCCCTGCCGGGTCGAGTGCGACCACGACGTAGTCGATGCTCGTCCCGTCCTGCAGCCCGTCGCCAATCTCAAAGGGCACGATGATGCCCCGGCGATTGCCTTCACCCGCGACCGCGGCCGGCGCCAGCGCGATGGGCAGGTCCGCGATCGGCAGCGCCGACTCAATCAAGCTCAGCGCCGTCGTCTGCGTCCCGGTCGATGGCAGGTAGACCCGGCGATGCAGGAGCGACACGCCTGGCGCGCGCGTCCGCACCGTCAGCTTGCGCGCCCGGTTCTTGCCGGACGCGGCAGGCGGCGCATAGCCAATCAGGTAATAGGCGCGGTTCTCGGCCGCGACCCGCGCCAGCGCGGCGTTCGAATCGTTGCCGAGCAGCGCGCGACCGCCCGTGGCCCCGGCCAGATCGCGCACCGTGCCCGTGTCGAACGGCTCAGGGTCGCGGCTGACGTCAGCCGCGGAACTTTGCAGTCCACGGGGATCCACGGTGTAGATGGCCACGTTCGCGGCACGCGCCGTGTCGATCAGTTTCGAAAACACCTCGTCGTCTCGACCGGTGAGGCGGCCCATCTCGACGGCGTCGAAGTAACCGGGCGGCAGGTCGCCGCCGCGGCTGAACCACAGCACCGCCTTGCGCCGGGCCGGAATGCGCCGCAGTTGCTCGACCACCGAGAGGAGCGCCTTGAAACTCTGGCGCCCGTTTTCGCCGACGCCGAACGTCTCAATGGCCGACTCGAGCTCGGCCAGGCTCTCGGCTGCCGATGCGGTTCCGGCGGCCGCCGCGCCAGGCTGCTCGAGACCGAGGTTGCGCTCGCGGCGGCCCGTGATCCGCGGAATGGTGTTCAACGCCAGCGCGCGATCGCTCGTGAGAAAGAATCCTGAATCGCTGCCCGAGCGAATGATCGCGACGTAGTCGTTGGGGAGCAGCGTCTCCTTGAAGAACCGCTCGCTCACCCGCCGCGCCTGCGCGACATCGTCCGCCTGCAGGCCCAGCTCGTCGAGCACGACGACAAACAGCCCGCCTGGCTCGACCTCGTTGGAGGCAATCCCCGGCGGCAAGGGCCGGACCGCCGCCGTGCTGGAGAGATCGACGAACTGGAACGTCTGGACCTGCTGCGGCACGCCGTCTTCGAGGATCTCGAAGTCTTCGGCGCGGAGGTTGTGCACCGGCGCGCCGTTGGCACTGGTCGCCACCACGTCGATCGTCACCAGGTCGACACCGGAGCGAAACGTGGTCGGCGGCTGGGGCTGTTGTGCGAACCCGGTGGCCAGAGCCAAGCCCACGCCGAGGACGATGAGTGCCCCTCTGATCATGGGGTCCATGTTACGTCACCATACGCGTACGCTTACGGCGTTCAGAATCGCCAGGCCGTACCGACATGCACCAGGCGCGGATGGCCCGGCAAGATGCCTCGCGATCGATCGATGATGAACAGTCGGTCGTCAAGATTCTTGATCGCCAGGAACACCGAACCGCCGCTTCTCGGGATCCGCCACGACGCGGCCAGGTTCAGGTATGCGTAGGCCGGAATCAGGCCGCGCTGACCGTCGGCACTGCCGGTAACGGTGTTCAGGTCGTCGGCGAACTGGCCGCCCACGCGCTGAATTTCCAGCTGCAGGTCGAGGCCGACGGCATGGCGATATCCTGCGGTCGCGGAGGCAGTGGCCTCCGGCGCGTAAGGCAAGCGGTTCCCGGAGATGCTGATGTCTGCAAACCCGGGGACGTTGCTGGTGCGCACGCCGCTAAAGCGGGCCACAGGAAGCCATGTGTAGGCCGCGCCCAGGTACAAGTCATGACCGGTGCCTCGCAGATGACGCCAGTCGACGTCCAGGCCACCCTCCACGCCCTGGTGCAACGTCTGGCCGCCGTTAGTGAGGGCCGTGCCGACGCCGCCAGCCAGGCTCGCAGGAATAATCTGGTTCGCATAGTCGAGGCGGAACGCCGTGGCCTGCACCTTCACACCGCCGATGCGGACCCGCCCGCCGGCTTCATAGTTCCAGCTTCGCTCCGGCTCGAGGTCCACGGTACCGCCAGTGGTGTTGTTGATCACGTCTTCCGCACGCGCGGGCCCGAAGCCTCGGTGGACGCCGGCAAACACCGTGTGATCCGGACCTGGTCCCCATGAGACACCCAGACCGGGGACCAACTCGGTCGTCGAGGTGTCGCCCGATACGCCCAGCAACCGGTTGGTCCGTGTGTAGCTGATGCGCTCGATGCGGGCGCCAGGCGTGACGGTCCAGCTCCCCGCCAGCCACCGGTGCTGCACAAAGGCCGAGACCGCGTCGGTTGTCCGGACGTTACTCTCCACCAGCACGCCGCGGCGTGCCGTCGGGGTCTCACCGTTTTCCTGCAACCGATCCTGGCGTTCGCCGTGCACCCGAACCCCAAAATCGAGCTCCTGGCGCGAGCCGGCGACGAAGTCATGGCGCGCGCGCAGTTCGGCGCCGACCTGCCGATAGCGGCGCAGCCGCCCCTCGTTGCCGCATGAGATGTTGAGGTTGGCCATGCCCGCGCATTGCGGGTCGGCGGCGTCGTTCGGCCGCTGTCCCGAATTGCTGGATTGCCGCCACCAGTCGCGTGCGAAGTGAGAGGCGTAGGCGGAAGCGGTCATCGCCACGCGCGACCATAGCAGCGCCCGATACACGGCAGTGGCACCGGTCCGATCCCCGTCAAACCGATCGTTGGAAAACGGGTTCTGCCTGGGAGCGCGGCGATACTCCAGTTCGCGCAGGCCGCTGTAGGTCACCTGCGACCGCTCGCCGTAGTAGTTGCCTTTCAGGGCCAGCTGACGCGTCGGACCAAAGGCGCGGCTGACCTTCGCCATCACGTCGACCAGCCCGCTGTGCACGTTCTCTCGCGCGCCGTCACTTTGTTTTCGCAACGCGTGCGTCAAGAACCCCGTGTTGCCCCACGTGCCGCCGATCGTTCCCCCCGCATTCAGATAGCCCCGATTGCCGGCGGTGACGGCAATCGCCCCCTTGGGGTGCGACGGCGTGTCGGGAGTGATGTAGTTCAGCACGCCCCCGAGTGTGACCGGACCGTATGCGATCTGGCTCGACCCCTTGAGCACCTCGACTCGATCGAAACGGTCGATCGGAGGATGGTAATAGCTGGCATTGTCCCCATAGGGGGCATAGGACACGGGCAGGCCGTCCTCGAGCAGCAGGACTTTGGACGATCGCGTCGGATTGAGCCCACGAAGGCCGATGTTCGGCCGCAAGCCCAAGCCCTCCTCGTCCCGGACGACGACGCCAGGGATCTTCCGGAGCGCCTCGCTGGTGGTGAACACGTGCGAGGCTTCGAGAGTCTCGCGCGTCAGCAGGTCGAAGCCGCCGGGGAGACGACGCCGCATTTCTTCGGACCCCACCAGCCTGGTGCCGATCACCGTCAACTCCTCGGCGAGTCCGCCAGGCCGCAATCGCAGTTCAATCACGACCGGCAGGGCGTCCACGGTCACGTGTGCCTCGGTCAGAGAGAAGCCGTCGAGTTGGGCCACGACCTCGTAGTCACCGGGCTCGAGCGATTGGAGCACAAAGCCGCCAGCCGCGTCGGACACGGCCGATGCGGAGGCCGGATCAGACGAAAGGCGAGCAGTGACACGTGCACCAGGCACCCGGGCGCCGGTGATGTCCACGACGTGACCGGAAATGGCGGCTCGCGACTGCGCGATGACGGGATGAAGATTTGACAAAGCGGAGATGGCAACAACAACGAACGTGGTCACACCTAACGAGCGCATCAGATTACCTCCGGCGATTGAGGACACCCTCACGCCAGGACTTGTTGGACTACCGCGTCGGCGAGCGGAACTGAATCGTTCAGACACGGCAGAAATCGAACCCGCAGACCCGGTGTGGCGGCGGCGGCCAGCCGACCCTCGAGCTGACTCTCAGCGTTGTCGGCCAGGAAGCCGTAGGGGTAATAGACGGCTTCCGTGAACCCGGCGTCGGCCACGCGCGCCAGCGTTTCTTCGACCGGCGGCTCGGTCCAGCGGCCGCCACGCGTGTGATTGAGCCAGCCGTTCAGGATCAACCCAAAGCGCGGCGCCAGGCGTTTGCGGATGGCGCCGTACAACCGCTCGGTCACGCACCGTCCTGTGTCGATGGGACGGGCAGGCTCGATCAGGGTGCCGTGCGCGGCCAGGACCAGAGCCGTGTTGGGCCCGGTGCCGGTCTCTCCCGCTTCCCTTAGAACGTGCCGCGCCGAGATGTCGGCAAGTTGTTCCACATCGAGGGCCGGCAACACACGCACCGGTGCGCTGCGGCGCGACCGCTTCAGCGCCGACTGCGCCGACTGCCGCGACAGTTCGTGCGTGAACGCTGAATCAGCCGCATACATCGGGGCCACCCACACCGGCTCATCGCCCGGAATGCCGTGGAGCACCACATTCAATGACGGCTGCCGGAATTCGTAGGCGACGTGCACGGTCCATGAACCGGCCGGGTGCGCCGCGAGCGCGGCGCGGGCCGCGTTGGCCTGCGCGCCGGTGATCAGTTCGAGCGGTGAGGAGTAGGCATACTCCTGCCACAGCCGCCGCCGGCCACGTGCCCGCGACCAGGCGATGAACGGAATCGCGGGCTGCGGAATGTCGGCGATGGAACGCGTCAACCCTTGCAGGATGCGCCAGGAGTAGACGAGTTGCTCGACGAATGACGGCGTCAGCGGCTCGCCGTAGGTGACGAGGACGAGATGTCGCATGGTCATGAGGTGGGGCGCAGCTGCAAGGCGATGGACCGGGCGGTGCGGCGCGCCGCCGCAATGGCCTGGTTGAACGAGACGCCGTCGCAGGCGGTGCCGCACACGTCGAGGCCCGGATGACCGGCCAACCGCGCACGGATGCCGTCCACCCGATCGGCGTGCCCGACGGTGTACTGGGCAATCGCCGCCGGCCATCGGAAGATGTCGTGACGCAGGGGCCGGGTGGCTATGCCCATGATGCGGAGCAACTCGCTTCGCGCGAGGCCCAACAACGCCGACTCGTCGAAGCCGGCTACATCGGGCCGCCGCGCGCCGCCCAGGAACACGCGGACGAGCGCCATGCCTTGCGGTGCGCGCCCGGGAAAGATCGAGGACTCCCACAGCACACCCAGTGTTGCCAGCTGCTCGGAGCGTGCGACCAGGCAGCCGTATCCATCAAGGGGACGCGGCAGTGAGGCCGCCGCGTAGCGGAGCGCCACGACGGCCAGCCCGGCATAAGGAATTGACGCCAGCTCGCAGGCCAGCTCGCGATCCAGTTCGCGAACGATGGCGGCCGTGCGATGCGCGGGGGTGGTGAAGACAACCCGATCGGCGGCGATGGTGGTCCCGTCACTCAGCCGCACGTGCCAGCAGCCGGCGGCGCGGGTCAGATTCGTGATGGCGCGGCCGGTCTTGATGCGGGGTGCCATGCGGCCGGCCAACGTGCGCGTCAGCGTTCCGAGTCCCCTGGTGAAACTGACCAGCCGGGCGCGGCCGGTGGCCGCCTTGCGCCGCGCCAGCGCGGCGCGAAACAGGCTGCCATGCTCGCGTTCCCACTCCACCAACACGGGAAACTGCGACCGCACTGACAGCTCCCGGCTGTCCCCCGCGGAAATGCCCGATACCGCGGTGTCCACCAGCGCCTCCGCGACCTCGCGTCCCAGTCGGCGTTCGGCAAACTCGAAGACCGTTTCGTCGGCGTGCGGCGGCGCCGAGGCCGCCCACGGTTCCCTCAAGAGGCGCAGTTTGGCTCGCCAACTGATGGCCGTGGAAGTCAGCAGCGCCGGTGGTGAGTCAGGAACCTGCGCCAGGGCGCCGTGCCGATAGATGAAGCGCCGCCGGGCGGCA containing:
- the hemG gene encoding protoporphyrinogen oxidase, with protein sequence MTTPRVIVAGGGIAGLTLAFTLEAEAARQGAAVDVLLIESATEAGGHARTIDDGDWLIETGPNGFLDREPETMALVEELGLTGDLVTANPAARRRFIYRHGALAQVPDSPPALLTSTAISWRAKLRLLREPWAASAPPHADETVFEFAERRLGREVAEALVDTAVSGISAGDSRELSVRSQFPVLVEWEREHGSLFRAALARRKAATGRARLVSFTRGLGTLTRTLAGRMAPRIKTGRAITNLTRAAGCWHVRLSDGTTIAADRVVFTTPAHRTAAIVRELDRELACELASIPYAGLAVVALRYAAASLPRPLDGYGCLVARSEQLATLGVLWESSIFPGRAPQGMALVRVFLGGARRPDVAGFDESALLGLARSELLRIMGIATRPLRHDIFRWPAAIAQYTVGHADRVDGIRARLAGHPGLDVCGTACDGVSFNQAIAAARRTARSIALQLRPTS
- a CDS encoding VWA domain-containing protein, which encodes MIRGALIVLGVGLALATGFAQQPQPPTTFRSGVDLVTIDVVATSANGAPVHNLRAEDFEILEDGVPQQVQTFQFVDLSSTAAVRPLPPGIASNEVEPGGLFVVVLDELGLQADDVAQARRVSERFFKETLLPNDYVAIIRSGSDSGFFLTSDRALALNTIPRITGRRERNLGLEQPGAAAAGTASAAESLAELESAIETFGVGENGRQSFKALLSVVEQLRRIPARRKAVLWFSRGGDLPPGYFDAVEMGRLTGRDDEVFSKLIDTARAANVAIYTVDPRGLQSSAADVSRDPEPFDTGTVRDLAGATGGRALLGNDSNAALARVAAENRAYYLIGYAPPAASGKNRARKLTVRTRAPGVSLLHRRVYLPSTGTQTTALSLIESALPIADLPIALAPAAVAGEGNRRGIIVPFEIGDGLQDGTSIDYVVVALDPAGKAAARTSGVVTARGGHAIGEARLAVDARIYQVRIAAKVGGEAPKEGLAFATVAVPEGKSKKAECSGFVFEQPGERAALREFPRGAPMTISTIVSAEKLNERALAIGLAPAGGPVARSWPVQVGKPLAKGLWRVALSLKPPLPGGHLEVRVTEDGFLLDESCRTEFVLK
- a CDS encoding TonB-dependent receptor, encoding MSSIAGGNLMRSLGVTTFVVVAISALSNLHPVIAQSRAAISGHVVDITGARVPGARVTARLSSDPASASAVSDAAGGFVLQSLEPGDYEVVAQLDGFSLTEAHVTVDALPVVIELRLRPGGLAEELTVIGTRLVGSEEMRRRLPGGFDLLTRETLEASHVFTTSEALRKIPGVVVRDEEGLGLRPNIGLRGLNPTRSSKVLLLEDGLPVSYAPYGDNASYYHPPIDRFDRVEVLKGSSQIAYGPVTLGGVLNYITPDTPSHPKGAIAVTAGNRGYLNAGGTIGGTWGNTGFLTHALRKQSDGARENVHSGLVDVMAKVSRAFGPTRQLALKGNYYGERSQVTYSGLRELEYRRAPRQNPFSNDRFDGDRTGATAVYRALLWSRVAMTASAYASHFARDWWRQSSNSGQRPNDAADPQCAGMANLNISCGNEGRLRRYRQVGAELRARHDFVAGSRQELDFGVRVHGERQDRLQENGETPTARRGVLVESNVRTTDAVSAFVQHRWLAGSWTVTPGARIERISYTRTNRLLGVSGDTSTTELVPGLGVSWGPGPDHTVFAGVHRGFGPARAEDVINNTTGGTVDLEPERSWNYEAGGRVRIGGVKVQATAFRLDYANQIIPASLAGGVGTALTNGGQTLHQGVEGGLDVDWRHLRGTGHDLYLGAAYTWLPVARFSGVRTSNVPGFADISISGNRLPYAPEATASATAGYRHAVGLDLQLEIQRVGGQFADDLNTVTGSADGQRGLIPAYAYLNLAASWRIPRSGGSVFLAIKNLDDRLFIIDRSRGILPGHPRLVHVGTAWRF
- a CDS encoding cytochrome c, coding for MVGPKVHVGLAALAACALLAVHVTPASAEPATTPTFSKDVAPIFQSKCQSCHEPGSIAPMSLMTYDEARPWARSIKARVAARQMPPWHIDRSVGVQKFKNDMSLTDAQIDTIVRWVDQGAPQGNPADMPATRAAATGLYWQAERDGFGAPDIVVKTPEQTMPALHQDSWWRPLVDIPVTEPRWVRMVEIRPTNIQGRKILHHSIAYQVLNPGNVDAVNTGTGRGFGGVAANPTVDDRVNRRPQLMEWAIGKGYDRFMDGTGKLIMPGEKISWDNHIHAAGEDITSGAELGIWLYPKGQEPKKRSYLIGFTGLKNGPGALDIPPNQISHTEGFTVLRENTIITNFQPHFHLRGKAMMVEAILPNGSTQVVSYVSDFNFNWMTNYIYDEEAAPAFPKGTIVHVTAWYDNTKNNKSNPDPDQWVGYGDRTVDEMAHAWMNVVYLTDAEYEKWQADHKKPATTERQR
- a CDS encoding ferrochelatase; this translates as MRHLVLVTYGEPLTPSFVEQLVYSWRILQGLTRSIADIPQPAIPFIAWSRARGRRRLWQEYAYSSPLELITGAQANAARAALAAHPAGSWTVHVAYEFRQPSLNVVLHGIPGDEPVWVAPMYAADSAFTHELSRQSAQSALKRSRRSAPVRVLPALDVEQLADISARHVLREAGETGTGPNTALVLAAHGTLIEPARPIDTGRCVTERLYGAIRKRLAPRFGLILNGWLNHTRGGRWTEPPVEETLARVADAGFTEAVYYPYGFLADNAESQLEGRLAAAATPGLRVRFLPCLNDSVPLADAVVQQVLA